The following is a genomic window from Cygnus atratus isolate AKBS03 ecotype Queensland, Australia chromosome 8, CAtr_DNAZoo_HiC_assembly, whole genome shotgun sequence.
GTGTCTGTGTGTACTGAACACCACTGATGGGGACTCCTTGACTCATTTCCTACGCATCGTTGAGGCGAACCCTCGGAAATTCAACCTCGATGCAACAGAGCTGGGTGTCAGAAAAGCCTTCATCACGAGCACGCGGCAGGTGGTCAGGGTAAGGACCCGAGGGCctgggggggagcagagggagcgGCAGGGGGGTGGTTAGgtggtggaaggaaggaaagctcGTGTCGGTGCTGAACAGGGGAGGAGAACAAGCCTGCTACCCCCCTGCTCTcagccttcctcttccccagtgCTCCCCTCCAGGGGCTGCTTGGATGGGGTCAGAGCAGCAACGGCGCAGGGTCCCCACTGCCTAGCGCACTGCTCTTGTACCGATGGACCTGGAAGCCTATAAAAATTGGAAAGGAAGACTCAAAACCCCTCTGCCTTGCAGGGGAAACTGCAGCCTCCCTTCAGAGGTAACGGAAGTGGTGACTGTCCTGTGCTCCTATCACTGGTTTTCAAAAACAGAGTCCACTTTGAACACGGACAGCTGTTTAAAGCCTGGTGTTACTTACGTGGTGACTTCAGCTTCCGACTGCTGCAAAACAGTCAAAACAACCATTAGCTCTATTTTTAACTcggggaagatttttttttagttgaagCTCACTCTCGAATACCAGTCCTTCAGAGGGAGGCAGGCCTGGcaaagctctgcctgctgggcaGCGGTTTCACACAGCTCAGTGCTGGAGGCAGCGTTGAAGAGAAGCTCAGTAgcacctgcaggagcagaggtgtTTATTCACATAGTGGTTAGGGAGGATTCAGAAGCAAGAGGGGGATTTTAACAACTTGGTGGTAATAAATAGAGAAGGAAACATCTTCCCAAAAGCCCCCCTGCCTGGTAACACACTGTTAGTTAGGAAGTGCTCTCCCTGTTAATAGCTACGCTGAGCGTGGCTTACTTTCTGCTTTCCCTCATGATTTGGGTGTTCCTCCTCCACGAGCTGCACTGCTGTGGCTGGCAGCAAGCTTTTTATCCTACCTGCAGTCCTGTGGGCTGGATGCAGCTCTTAGGGTGTGCTGCCTGGGATCTGATTCTGAAAACACACCGGGTCCGGCAGCGGGCATGTGCTCGCCACCTTGCCCTTGGTGTAGTCAGCTCCCCAGACAAACAGGATGAGGCAAGCCTGCTTTACGGGTCCTCTTTTCCTGACTGAAAACTGCTGGCTAATGGGTTTTGGAGCAGCGTCTCTTGCTGttaaatgaaattcttcagTGGCGTTGCGCAGTTGACTTCCATTTTCCACGGGGGGGGGATTCACGATGCAAAGCAGCCTGTGCATTAGCCGCTGAGAAGTAACTGAGTGGGATCTGCTGCTCTGGTGACGTATCTCTGAACAGTAAAACGTACCTGGTGACATCAGAACTGTGCTGGTGGATGAGGTGGATCAGCCTAATGATCAGCATACGCTGGATCATATAAAAACCATAAAAACTTCACATTGTAATTGGTATCTTTCTGTGGCTAGCCATCTTTTACAGGAACTTGAGCAAAACGTAATTCATAAGAGACAAAACGTAGGCACAGTCAGAGAGGTTGCCACAGGGCAGGACATCTGTCTCGTCCTATGCAATATTAAACCCGATGCAACTGGGAATAGTGCAGGCTATAGGCTTCCAAGACATTCAAGAGCATAACTCTTCCTTACAGCCTATCAATAGGAACATTAGTATTACACAAACCATAGCCTTTCTGGCTGTAGCAGAACAGAACGAGTAGTaaataaggaatattttcaaGATACCCTATTGCCATTTATCCTGATATTAGTAAGACAATGAACCGCAGTGGAGCTTTTAACAACATCTTTCCAGACCCATCAAAACagcatgttttcaaagaaaatctttcttcctCCACTCCCCCAAAGAAAGCTTTTTGGTTATAGACAGCCTGGTAATCAAACTGAAGCTGCCTGTCATCTCAAATCTAATGCTCACGTACTACTTCTCTCTTTGAACAAACAGGAGATGAAGGATCAGATGTCAAACTCCTCCATGCAAGCActggctgaaagaaaaaacagacaggtGAGAATCAGAAATGGGCAAGTTAAGCAAATGCAGTGGCTATTTGGTACTTTAAAGAGCAAGGAGTATTTATCAGCTCTAGCAcctgttatttttaagatacGTGTTAGGTGAAACTTTAATTTCCACGTAGTCTGGGGTCCCACATCATAAGGTAGAGCGTATAGAATTGATTAAAACTCCCTAAAAGCTGTAATTGCAATATATATCCCGTTTTGCAGCTCATCCCCTTAAAACCATTTATTCTGGGAAGGGGCTTGTGTGCTGCAGCAAAGCTGTGTGTTTGAACCATGCCTGTCTTGCTGACCTGAGAGCGTTGGTGCTCGCAGGCACGTTGCTGCCCCCCTCCCTCAGGCCTGTCTGAAAGCAGTAAGTCACCACTCACCATCTGTCTCTGTCTTCAGAAATGGTTGTGTACAACCGTCAGCGTTGCATCACCCTGCAGAAAGGGGAATCTCCCTCGGCTTCAGGAGGAGCAGAGTCAGAATCCATGCCTGTAAATGTAGTCCTGTGCTCCGCTGTATTTAGGAGCCAGGACAGCACATACCCCTACGAATAGCTACCGCTCGTAATAGTTAACCGTGTAGGAAAACGGAAGAAGTTCAAGGAGTCTCAGGTTGTCTGCACTTGTAATCTAAGGAATAGGAACAGATGCAGCTTGTGCTTCTCAGCTGATGGGGAAACTGTAAGGAGATCTCTGAAATGActcccagagctgcctctgtAAAAGTTGGCGTGCTGTTCATACAACAAACTTACCTGACTGCATCAGTCTTACCACTGGTGGCAAAAAGGACAAACTGCAGCAAGCTGCTGAGGCACAGAGCTGATTCCTGAGCCTTTTACAGGCTTGACTGAGGTGCTTGGCAAAAGGTGGAGAAGCAGAGTCCCTTACCCCCTTGCTCACCCAAGTCTGTAGCTGTCTCTgagttttgctgctttcctttcctttaagcTCCTGCTAGCCGCAGGAGACCATATGGCCCAGCTCACGCGGCGACATCTGGTCAGGAAAACTGATTTCCCCTTGCcgccttcctctcccttccccagcccctcgcctTCCCTCCAGACCACAAAGCCCgagctgtgctgggctgcagcagcttttccagcacGCCTCTGCGTCCAAGAGGCTGGCTTTCGGCTGCTGGTGACCTGACCCTcaagggctggggctgccaaACAGAGGCCGTTCTGTGGAAGCTGCAGCAGAACTTCCTTCCAGGGCCCAGGCGCGCTCGGCTGGGAAGCCACGTCTCTGCTGGCTTTGCACAAGCCTCTCCATTGAGGTTGTAGAGCAGGTAGCAAGTGTGATCTGGTACGCTGGCAACTCAGCAGTGCGCCAGAGGAACGGGTAACCTGAATCGAAGAACATGATGCACAAACCTGCTTACGCTGTCTGTCGGTCGTGCTCCGGCTCTCCCGGTGCTGGAGCAGTGTTTCTGCAATATCAGGCCGCAGAGGTTTCCCACGCTGGCACTGCATTGTTTTAGTTTGTGCCAGCACTCCGAATAGCGAtagagcaggaggaaaaggatgCTGTGTGAGTGTGTACGGGAGCACTGCCGTGTCTGCCTTCCCGCTATGCCCTGTGGACGGACTGTGAGCAGGCACAGGGGTGTTGCTGAGGGGTCTCTGCGTCTGTTTAGGCACTCCTGGGAGAAAGCGGCAGTCAGAGCTGGAGCTCCGGACCTGACAAATACAGCCGTCTGGACCGGGAGCTGCAGTTAGCAAATTCACACTTCATTGAGGAGCAGCAAGCTCAACAACAGGTAAGGCAGCTGGCACCGTGCAGACCGAATGGCTCTGCCTGCCAAATGGGCGTCACGGGGATGgggggcaggctgcaggagccaaAAAAGAATTCCAGTCCTTGGCTGGTCTGGATCCAGGAGCCTGACAGCCGGCGTCTTAGCTTGCAGCATATCCCCGTGCGTGTGTTCCATGTACGGTGCAGCTTCGGATGTATCTTGGCACAGTTTTTAACCACTGAGGCTTCAGTCTTCTGCTACATACAGAAGGCAAACAATCTGGAAGCTGTAGTCTGTGAAGTTTCAGTAGTGCAAGGACTGCCGAAATCCTCGGGGAAGTAGAAAGCTTGCAGCCAGAAGAGCGCACATTTCTTACACAACTTCCCCTCGCTAAAAAACGAGCTGgcatttgctgttgtttgcGCGCATCTTCATCAGAACAGCGAGGGAGCAGGAGCACGTGGCTGCTTCCTCTTCCTGCCTTTGTCAGCATGAGATTCGTGAGAAAGCCTGCGCGAGGGCTTTGCGAGAAGCCCTGGCAAGGTGCTTCCCTGGAGCCGGGGGAGTTTGCCTGGAGCAGTGCCCGAGCAGCACAGACccgcctgcagcagcccacccAGGCACGGGCCCTTAAATAGGCCACTCTGCGGAGGCAGCAAACTGCTGAAGCTCCTGACACTCACCACCACCCCGGCTTTCAGGCGAGTTTTACCTAGTGACTGGAGGAAGATAAATAGGCTCAGAAGTAGGTAACTAGGGTAAACCGAATCCTCAGCGTGATCGTGCCCTGAAAGTGACTTAAAACATCAGCAGACCTATTCCTGTGGCACGCTGAGAACCAGACTTGTTATTTTTAGCTGGAGAAGCTGCGACAGCCTCGGACTTGCGTTAACCCCTTGTTAACTGCAGCGTGCTCTGGGTTAGGCACCAGCacggctcctgctgcaggcagcaaagctgGAGGAGGTTTTGCTGGCCAGGTCCTTCGGCTTTACAAAGCCATCTTGGTGGTgagtgcagcagggagggagcgTGGCTAAGCTGAGGCCGAGTTTGCAGGCACGGTAGGGGAGACTgcagccagctgtgctgcaggaaggctggggaggctctgctgctgccgccACTTCTCAGGCATTTCTTAGAAATACAGTCCTGGAGCCCTAGGTCTGTTCCAGGCACCACAGTGGTGATTGTCCCTCCACCTGAGCAGCTGGCCCTGATGCAGCAGACCTGTAATCACCCGTTCCCTTTCTCGTTGCCCCCAGCTGATCGTGGAGCAGCAAGATGAGCAGTTGGAGCTGGTCTCTGGCAGCATCGGGGTGCTGAAGAACATGTCGCAGCGCATCGgcggggagctggaggagcaggcagtGTAAGTGGGAGACGTGGCACCAAAGGGTGTGGGGCTGGCTGCGGCACAGCTGGGGGtcctcagcacagctgggggTCCTCGCTGCCACACCTCTGCCCCGGTTCAGTCCCTGAATTTCCCAGTCCCTCGGGCAGTCTCTCCTAGCTCGTCCCCTCCAGCACCCTAGACTGCCTTTGAtttcaggcagcagaaagcatttcttattGCAGCCTGCGAGGATCCAACCACAGTCTTGTTGCTTTGAAAgcctgcacctggggcaggTTTAGCTGCCAGTTTACCTTGCCTTCTCTCTTACTCTTCTTTTAAACACCACCCTTAAGGCACGCAGTAATGCTCCTTGACTTCAGGCAGCCAGCAGTACTGAGCAGATGAGGGCGGGCACTGCTCTAGTAGGGATACTGGGTGCTTTCCCCCTCCGCAGGGTTTTGTGCTACCCATGGAAAACTGCACGGAGCTGCATGACCCGGGAGCTCAGAGCTCTGCCGTGCCAGCCTTAAAAcatgcagcacagagctgcgTTCATAGCTAAAGCTAAAAATAACCCTCACCCACACAAAGGGTTAAGGGATAGCTCACAAAGTCATTTGTATCCACCCATTTACATACAAATTagatttctttccctgtgcaTGTCCTTTGCAAACAAGAGCATAAAGTTGCCAGGTATGCAGACTAACAGAGACACCTGGAGGGTTCGTTTGGCTGATGGGAGGCCGGAGGGCGATGCCCCATGTGACGTGATGTCTCTGGTGGACAGGAGGAACTTTAAACCACCTCCTGTAGGAATTCCTGCGAAGCAGGTCAGTGTGGTGTGTCCGTTTCTAGATTTCCTCCTAAGCGATCAGTGCTTGCTAGACAGCAGCAGATAATTAAGGCAATACAAGTTTTACAACTCCTTGTTCTCCACCAAGAGAAGGTTTAACAAGTGCCCTAGAACTCCAAATGAAGGAAGCTGTCCTTTTAAACGCGTTAAGCTTTAAAGTCCCACTCACTGGAGATGAGTGGGATAGCCGTGATGCTGGATGTGCTCGTCTGTCTTCAAGTGGGTTCTTGGCACTAACAAAACGCAGCTTCAGAAAGGCTTCCAGATcattgcagctgctgtgtggaggAACTGGAGGGGTAACTTCCATACAGAGCTTAAAAGCACCCTAAAAGCTATTGCAAATCCCATTCCTCTTTGATATGTGACTGGTACAAGATTTTAGCTTCAACTGCAAGCCCTGAGAAGGGATTTAAAGCCCAAACTGGCACCTAGATCTCGCCATTCTCTGCTAATCGTGGATTATAAACGAGACTTTCCTCTTAAAAGGAGGACCCCTGCACACACTCCTCACCCTGTAGATACGCACAGAGTTCTTCTCTGAGCACTTAGGGGGACCAGACCAATGCGTGTCCCAAATGACTTCTCACTTTccaccacagcagagctgctgctccagttGTCGTCCCCGCTTTGGGTGCTGTCAGGAAACCAAGCTGCTGGGCTTTTCTCTGCACTGATCAGCTTGGCGTTTTGCTCAGCGTATGCGGGCACGCCGAGCAGCTCTGGAGGCACATGCGGCTTTGCTTGGTGACGAGTGCCGTGCTTCTCTGTCCCCAGGATGCTGGACGACTTCTCCCACGAGTTGGACAGCACTCACTCGCGGCTCGATAACGTCATGAAGAAGCTCGCAAAAGTGTCTCACATGACGAGCGGTAGGTCCTGGGAAGTGGCTTCCGGCCccagaaggggagagagaagtgcTTGGGTTTTAGGGCTGGGGCGCTGCGTGCTCCCACCCACCCAGAGCcgagcagaggggagggagcagctctgggtgCACAGAAGGCTGGAGACGGGGATGACTTCCAAAGCTTGCAGCTGCTCGTGCCCAgacactgctctgcagcctgtcctcggcctttgttttatttacagatgCCTTTCTATTTATGTTGTTACTGCTGCAGTGGGAAAATCCCCTTCACAGAGGATAGGAGGGAaggctctgcagcctcctccgCTGCTTGCACGTTTCCCAGGCCACCTGCTGAGCAAAAGCTTTCAAGGTGGCATAAAACACTGCCACCGTGTGTGCGTGGCTCCCCCCCCGCTGCCGAGCCCCGTTCCAAACCTCGCCTGCCCTTAGGCTGCTGGCGCCAGCCCTGCAGACGCGGGGACTGTCGGCGTCTCTCAGCTGATGGAGGAAAGAGGCGAGATTTCTGCGCCGGGTGAGGCCGAGCCCGTGAGAAAAGCCCTTATAAGGCTGCACCCGAACCTGGTGGGCTGGCGGCTGGCCGGGCGCCACGGGCAGAGCAAACAGGAAGCTCCTGCCTGCCGGGAAGTCCCCGCCGCCTGCCTCCGTTGCCCCTCTCAGTGCTCGTGTAGCTGGTGGAGGCAGCAGCGAGAGAAGAGAAGTCTGCTCTGCGGGACTGGGCTGGCCAGGGAAGTCACAGGGTTGTGGAAACAGGGCCCCATCCACAGGCTCCGCGACAGCACAACCGCTGGCAGATGTTGTGTATCGCCCCTGTCCTCTGGGAAAAACGCTTCCATCGTTGCCGAGTGCTTCAGACAGCTGTGAGAGAGCATTGCTGCTGCGGCTGGAGTCACAAAGTGACAGGACTGGCTGGGAGGGCTCTGTCCCAGCTCTTGCACCACCACCCTGCAGGGGCTTTTGTGCTTCTGCCGTTGCAGACGTAGCCGCGGCCCGGCAGCAGCTGCGCAGCCTCGCGTCCCACCCCCAAAGCCCGCTGCAGACAGAGCTCATCCGGGGAGAGTCAGGCACCGCGCAAGTAATGTGGCTTCTGCGGTGCAGCCCCAGCTCGCATCGTGACCATTGCTGGTGCCAGGAAGTCGGAGCCGAGCACGAATCCAGATGGGGGGAAACTTTCACCGTGGGAGCAAAACGGTGTCAGACGTCGTAGAGCAGCAGTACGGGCTGACGGTTTAACTCTGTAAAAGGCATTAGGacatttttccagaagaaagccAAAGTTGCTCTGGTGGTGCGCTGAGCGCCCTGGAGCAGATCCCAGAGGCGATGCAGTGTGGAGCATCTGCAGAGCATGCACAGGGGCTGGcaatttgcagaagaaatgctgGGGAAAACTCATTCCTGGCACTTCTAAGGGGAGCTGCAGCAAGCTCTTCCCAGCAGAGCTTTTTAAGGAAGCTTTCACTGcccccttctttttcctctagCAAACAGGGTTACTCCACAAACAAGCAGCAACACAGCAGCCCTCTGCTTGTTCTTCCTGATCACTTTTGGACCAGCTTATCAAGTCTGCTTGAACGTGACTGGGGAGAAACCTCAAAACTGCACAACTGTCCCAAAAAACAGCAGCATCCTGGAGACCAAACGCTGTCACCCCGTGGACTGTAGTGATGAGCCTGCAGGGGACGTGCT
Proteins encoded in this region:
- the STX6 gene encoding syntaxin-6, with protein sequence MRCGEGGAAAGALGGGGAIMSMEDPFFVVKGEVQKAVNTAQGLFQRWTELLQDPSIATREEIDWTTNELRNNLRSIEWDLEDLDETISIVEANPRKFNLDATELGVRKAFITSTRQVVREMKDQMSNSSMQALAERKNRQALLGESGSQSWSSGPDKYSRLDRELQLANSHFIEEQQAQQQLIVEQQDEQLELVSGSIGVLKNMSQRIGGELEEQAVMLDDFSHELDSTHSRLDNVMKKLAKVSHMTSDRRQWCAIIVLFVILLVVLILFFVL